The following coding sequences lie in one Cyanobacterium sp. Dongsha4 genomic window:
- a CDS encoding RNA-guided endonuclease TnpB family protein: protein MISFKTELKLNNKQRTIMAKHAGVARHAYNWGLAICKEILDYNQANPENKQKFPSAIDLHKRLVAEVKSQNQWYYEVSKCSPQQALRDLRIAWDRSFNKIAKPPRFKKKNNRDSFYLEGNIQIKGNKIKLPRIGWVKTYEKFIPSILVKKSGSNCVISKRANRWFISYKVDYEPEKIEHPFGRVGCDIGIKKLATLSNGLVFPNVKAYRTVKKKLAHLQRELSRKVKGSTNYKRASVKLAKLHYRISCIRKDAIHKLTHYLTKNHSEVVIEDLNVSGMLQNHRLASAIADCGFYEFRRQLEYKCDWYGAILHIVDRCFPSSKTCSNCNEIKSDLKLKDRTFNCSYCGLIIDRDLNASINLENAVSSTV from the coding sequence ATGATTAGTTTCAAAACGGAATTAAAACTGAATAATAAGCAACGAACAATTATGGCAAAACACGCAGGAGTTGCACGTCATGCTTATAATTGGGGATTAGCTATTTGCAAGGAAATACTTGATTATAATCAAGCAAACCCTGAAAATAAACAAAAATTTCCCAGTGCTATTGATTTACATAAACGATTAGTAGCAGAAGTAAAAAGTCAAAATCAATGGTATTATGAAGTATCAAAATGTAGCCCTCAACAGGCTCTTAGAGACTTAAGAATTGCTTGGGATAGATCTTTTAACAAAATAGCTAAACCACCTCGATTTAAAAAGAAAAATAACAGAGATAGTTTCTATCTCGAAGGTAATATCCAAATCAAAGGAAACAAAATTAAATTACCTAGAATTGGTTGGGTTAAAACTTATGAAAAATTTATTCCTTCAATTTTAGTAAAAAAATCAGGGAGTAATTGTGTAATTTCTAAACGGGCTAATAGATGGTTTATTTCTTACAAAGTAGATTATGAGCCAGAAAAAATAGAACATCCTTTTGGTAGAGTCGGTTGTGATATTGGCATAAAAAAACTAGCTACATTGAGTAATGGGTTAGTATTTCCCAATGTTAAAGCCTATAGAACTGTCAAGAAAAAGTTAGCACATTTACAAAGAGAATTAAGTAGGAAAGTAAAGGGTTCTACTAACTATAAAAGAGCATCGGTAAAATTGGCAAAACTCCATTATCGGATTAGTTGTATTCGGAAAGATGCCATTCACAAATTAACTCATTACCTCACTAAAAACCACAGTGAGGTAGTGATTGAAGATTTGAATGTGTCTGGAATGCTACAAAATCACCGATTAGCCAGTGCCATAGCAGACTGTGGATTTTATGAATTTAGAAGACAATTAGAGTATAAATGTGACTGGTATGGGGCAATTTTACACATCGTAGATAGATGTTTTCCATCTTCTAAAACTTGTTCTAATTGCAATGAAATTAAATCAGATTTAAAGCTAAAAGATAGAACCTTTAATTGCTCTTACTGTGGACTAATTATTGATAGAGACTTAAATGCTTCAATTAATTTGGAAAATGCGGTAAGCTCTACCGTGTAA
- a CDS encoding IS607 family transposase: protein MEKRLVKIGEAAKILGTTPDTLRKWEATGEIVPTRKTKGGTRYYDVAELMNLDSGDYPTIGYARVSSHDQKEDLVRQQAMLEAYCSAKGWRTEIIKDLGSGMNYHKKGLLLLLEKILKKQMKRLVITHKDRLLRFGSELVFTLCELQGIEIVIIHKGDQPTFEEELAQDVLEIITVFSARLYGSRSRKHRKLMSALTEEGDKLFEQVQKK from the coding sequence ATGGAAAAAAGATTAGTTAAGATAGGAGAAGCGGCTAAAATACTAGGAACAACCCCAGACACTCTAAGAAAGTGGGAAGCCACAGGAGAAATAGTGCCGACTAGAAAAACTAAAGGCGGTACTAGATATTACGATGTTGCTGAACTGATGAATTTAGATTCTGGAGATTATCCCACAATAGGGTATGCTCGTGTTTCTAGTCACGACCAAAAAGAAGATTTAGTAAGACAACAAGCAATGTTGGAAGCCTATTGTTCAGCTAAAGGTTGGAGAACTGAAATAATTAAAGACTTAGGCTCAGGCATGAATTATCACAAGAAAGGATTGCTTTTGTTGCTTGAAAAAATACTAAAGAAGCAAATGAAACGTCTCGTTATTACTCATAAAGATAGGTTGCTTCGTTTTGGTTCTGAATTAGTGTTCACATTGTGTGAATTGCAAGGAATCGAGATTGTAATTATTCATAAAGGAGATCAACCGACTTTTGAAGAAGAATTAGCACAAGACGTTTTGGAAATAATTACTGTTTTCAGTGCTAGACTTTATGGTTCAAGAAGTCGTAAGCATAGAAAACTAATGTCAGCATTAACCGAAGAAGGAGACAAATTATTTGAACAAGTACAGAAAAAATGA
- a CDS encoding phosphatase PAP2 family protein, producing MYPEFDFGFPSGHAMSSMTIVAALVILTWSSRWCWLVLISGGIFVLAIAWTRLYLGVHYPSDILAGWVASIAWTVGVRLLIKFPSKGKSQE from the coding sequence ATCTACCCTGAATTTGATTTTGGGTTTCCTAGTGGTCATGCAATGTCAAGTATGACAATAGTTGCGGCTCTAGTCATTCTAACTTGGAGCAGTCGTTGGTGCTGGTTAGTATTAATCAGTGGAGGAATATTTGTTCTAGCGATCGCTTGGACTCGGTTATATTTAGGAGTCCATTATCCTAGTGATATTTTAGCGGGTTGGGTTGCTTCTATTGCTTGGACAGTAGGGGTTAGATTATTAATTAAATTTCCATCAAAAGGCAAGAGCCAAGAATGA
- a CDS encoding efflux RND transporter permease subunit, producing the protein MSFHLSTWSVKNPVSVLVLFLFFSIFGLFSFFQLGINDQPNVDVPVVQVTITQRGAGPEELEFQVTQKVEDAVSSVNLIDSISSTVNDGRSVTTINFELEADANQATNDVRNAIAQIRQDLPADINEPIVQKLEFAGGAIATYVVSSEKRSVDELTDLVDRRIARDLANVDGVAQVNRIGGKDREVRIDLNPSRLQAYNITATEVNEQVRNLNLNLSGGRSNLGEGEQNIRTIGSAQTVRSLANYPIILSNGDTIPLKNLGEIRDGFAEARQSAYLDNEAVVGFSILRSTGSNLVTVADSVEKKLEQIKQNLPDDINIELIFTRATAIRNSYEGTIGSLIIGSILTVISVGIFLRDIRATLITGLALPLSIIPTFLVMQVLDYTLNGMTLLALALAMGNLVDDAICMIENIDQHLNMGKKPYQAAMDAAREIGLAVVATTATIVAVFLPVAFMGGVPGQFFQPFGVTVAVATMFSTLVATTMTPMLSAYLLKSKPVHKRYNHHDINPSGKWHPYRGLLKWALRNKISTLLIAFIFFIGSLQLIPYIPKGLFTEPDQGLSLVEVELPPGASLENTERIVFDVTNKLTSQSAVENVLANIGENDVSNALLYVNLLPKEDRDVSLQDFQSQMRPIFKHIPGARVTFRSQGAGGGSKDLTIVLKSDDGQILTETAQELEKQMQSIPGLVEVSSSASLVKPEIIIQPDLAKAGDLGVSVNAIARTASLATIGDNDSNLAKFNLRDRQIPIRVQINPEYRQNIETIKNLKVPTNDGSLVTLDSVASIRLATGPAEIQRYNRQRQVELGANLQGISLGDALDAVKALPIMNPLPSEVSEEPAGDAEIMRDVFTRFLSAVFLAISCIYAILVLLYGNFLYPFAILAALPLSIGGALLGLLITQKELALFALIGIVLLLGLVTKNAILLVDFALSGMKEGKSQRDAVIYAGVSRLRPIVMTSISTIAGMLPIALAWGADGEVRSPMAIAVIGGFTTSTLLTLIVVPVIFCYVDNFIHWLSKLWRNEQAEEVQQVLNLEETLNK; encoded by the coding sequence ATGTCATTTCACCTTTCTACTTGGTCTGTTAAAAATCCTGTTTCCGTCCTAGTTTTATTCCTTTTCTTTAGTATTTTTGGTCTTTTTTCTTTTTTTCAACTAGGAATAAATGATCAACCTAATGTTGATGTGCCTGTAGTTCAAGTTACCATAACCCAAAGGGGGGCGGGGCCTGAAGAGCTAGAATTTCAAGTAACGCAAAAGGTAGAAGATGCAGTGTCTAGCGTCAATCTTATCGATAGTATTTCTTCAACGGTTAATGATGGGCGTTCGGTTACTACTATTAATTTTGAACTAGAAGCGGATGCAAATCAAGCTACTAATGATGTACGTAATGCTATTGCTCAAATTCGTCAGGATTTACCCGCAGATATAAACGAACCCATTGTCCAAAAATTAGAGTTTGCTGGAGGTGCGATCGCAACTTATGTAGTATCTTCAGAAAAAAGAAGTGTGGATGAATTAACCGATTTAGTAGATCGTCGTATTGCTAGGGATTTGGCAAACGTTGATGGAGTAGCACAGGTAAACAGAATTGGAGGCAAAGATAGAGAAGTTAGAATCGACTTAAATCCTAGCCGTTTACAGGCTTATAATATCACTGCCACAGAAGTAAATGAACAAGTACGCAATCTAAATCTTAACTTATCTGGGGGGCGATCGAATCTAGGAGAAGGAGAACAAAATATTCGTACCATTGGCAGCGCCCAAACCGTCAGAAGTTTAGCGAATTATCCCATTATTCTCAGTAACGGTGATACCATACCCTTAAAAAATTTAGGAGAAATTAGAGATGGTTTTGCCGAAGCCCGTCAATCAGCTTATTTGGATAACGAGGCTGTAGTAGGTTTTTCTATTTTACGCAGTACAGGAAGCAATCTTGTCACCGTCGCCGATAGTGTCGAAAAAAAACTAGAGCAAATTAAACAAAATCTTCCTGATGACATCAACATAGAACTAATTTTCACCCGTGCCACCGCCATCAGAAATTCTTATGAAGGTACTATTGGCTCTTTAATTATTGGTTCAATTTTAACGGTAATTAGTGTCGGTATTTTTCTGCGGGATATTCGAGCAACTTTAATTACAGGTTTAGCCCTACCATTATCTATCATTCCCACCTTTTTGGTGATGCAAGTGCTTGATTACACCCTCAACGGTATGACATTACTAGCTTTAGCTTTGGCTATGGGTAATTTAGTTGATGACGCTATCTGTATGATTGAAAATATTGACCAACATTTAAACATGGGCAAAAAGCCCTATCAAGCGGCAATGGATGCGGCAAGGGAAATCGGTTTGGCGGTAGTGGCTACCACAGCAACTATCGTGGCAGTATTTTTACCCGTTGCCTTTATGGGGGGAGTGCCGGGGCAATTTTTCCAACCTTTTGGGGTAACAGTAGCGGTTGCAACTATGTTTTCTACCCTTGTGGCAACTACCATGACTCCCATGTTAAGTGCCTATTTGCTTAAATCTAAACCTGTTCACAAACGATACAATCATCATGATATAAACCCTTCAGGAAAATGGCATCCTTATCGTGGCCTGTTGAAATGGGCGTTGCGTAATAAAATTTCAACCCTTTTAATTGCCTTCATCTTCTTCATAGGTAGTTTACAGTTAATCCCTTACATTCCTAAAGGTTTATTTACTGAACCAGATCAAGGTTTGAGCTTAGTAGAGGTAGAATTACCTCCGGGAGCAAGTTTAGAAAACACAGAAAGAATAGTCTTTGATGTTACTAACAAGTTAACAAGTCAAAGTGCAGTAGAAAATGTTTTAGCAAATATTGGCGAAAATGATGTCAGTAATGCTTTATTATACGTCAACTTATTACCTAAAGAAGATCGGGATGTTAGTTTACAGGACTTTCAATCACAGATGCGTCCTATATTTAAACATATACCGGGAGCAAGAGTTACTTTTCGCTCTCAAGGGGCAGGGGGCGGAAGTAAAGACCTTACTATTGTCTTAAAAAGCGATGATGGGCAAATTTTGACCGAAACTGCCCAAGAATTGGAAAAACAAATGCAGTCTATCCCCGGATTAGTGGAAGTATCTTCCAGTGCTAGTTTAGTTAAACCAGAAATAATAATTCAACCAGACTTAGCAAAAGCAGGAGATTTAGGAGTTTCTGTAAATGCGATCGCTCGTACAGCTTCTTTAGCTACCATTGGCGATAATGATTCTAATTTAGCAAAATTCAATCTGCGCGATCGGCAAATTCCCATAAGAGTGCAAATTAATCCGGAATATCGTCAAAACATAGAAACCATCAAAAACTTAAAAGTACCTACCAACGATGGCTCATTAGTCACCTTAGATAGCGTTGCTTCCATTCGTTTAGCCACAGGCCCTGCAGAGATTCAACGCTACAACCGACAAAGACAAGTAGAATTAGGAGCGAATTTACAAGGTATTTCCCTCGGTGATGCCCTAGACGCTGTGAAAGCCTTACCTATTATGAATCCTCTGCCTTCTGAAGTATCAGAAGAACCCGCAGGAGATGCAGAAATTATGAGAGATGTATTTACCCGTTTCCTGAGTGCGGTATTTTTAGCCATTAGCTGTATTTATGCCATTTTAGTCTTACTCTATGGTAATTTTCTTTATCCCTTTGCAATTCTTGCCGCTCTCCCCCTTTCCATTGGTGGTGCATTATTAGGATTGTTAATCACTCAAAAAGAATTAGCCTTATTTGCCCTAATTGGGATTGTCTTGTTATTAGGTTTAGTGACTAAAAACGCTATTTTATTAGTGGATTTTGCCCTCTCAGGGATGAAAGAAGGAAAATCTCAACGAGATGCTGTTATTTATGCAGGCGTTTCTCGATTACGCCCCATTGTTATGACCTCTATTTCAACTATTGCAGGAATGTTACCTATCGCCTTAGCTTGGGGAGCAGATGGAGAAGTCAGAAGTCCAATGGCGATCGCTGTTATTGGTGGTTTTACAACTTCCACTCTTTTAACATTAATCGTTGTCCCTGTAATTTTTTGTTATGTGGATAACTTTATTCACTGGCTAAGTAAATTATGGAGAAACGAACAAGCAGAGGAAGTACAACAAGTTTTAAACTTAGAGGAAACTCTAAATAAATAA
- the proB gene encoding glutamate 5-kinase — protein MSKTIVVKIGTSSLTRLETGNLALSTIASLVETLTNLRQQGNRVILVSSGAVGVGCGRLCLTERPRNINIKQAIAAVGQGRLIRVYDDLFSNLGQPIAQILLTRRDLMDRNSYVNANNTFNALFELGVIPIVNENDTVATDELKFGDNDTLSALVASLVEADWLFLLTDVDKLYSADPRIVPSAVPIDLVNSDEFAQLEINVSEGGSGWGTGGMITKLRAAKIASSAGVTTVITNGKTPYNISKIIAGEAIGTKFTAQPKTENARKRWIANGLVSTGRIHLDNGAVNALCKQGKSLLAAGITTIEGNFSVSDAVDLINSQGEIIGKGIVNYSYDDLDLVKGQKSANISQILGYQTPDTVIHRDNLVIFDN, from the coding sequence ATGTCCAAAACTATAGTTGTCAAAATTGGCACTTCTAGCTTAACCAGACTGGAAACAGGTAATTTAGCCCTTTCAACTATTGCTAGTTTAGTGGAAACTCTCACAAATTTACGTCAACAAGGTAATCGGGTTATTCTCGTTTCTTCTGGAGCTGTAGGAGTAGGCTGTGGGAGACTTTGTTTGACTGAACGCCCCCGTAATATTAACATAAAACAAGCGATCGCAGCCGTTGGACAAGGAAGACTAATAAGAGTTTATGATGATTTATTTAGTAATCTCGGACAACCCATCGCCCAAATTCTCTTAACTAGAAGGGATTTAATGGATAGAAACTCTTATGTGAATGCAAATAATACCTTCAATGCTTTATTTGAGTTAGGAGTAATTCCCATCGTCAATGAAAATGATACTGTTGCTACGGATGAATTGAAATTCGGTGATAATGACACCCTTTCCGCATTAGTAGCGAGTTTAGTAGAAGCGGATTGGTTGTTTTTATTAACGGATGTGGACAAACTTTATTCGGCAGACCCTCGTATTGTACCCTCTGCTGTTCCCATTGATCTAGTTAATAGTGACGAATTTGCCCAACTGGAAATAAATGTTAGTGAAGGAGGTAGTGGTTGGGGTACTGGTGGTATGATTACAAAGTTAAGGGCGGCAAAAATTGCTTCTAGTGCTGGAGTAACAACGGTTATCACTAACGGAAAAACACCCTATAATATTAGCAAAATTATAGCAGGAGAGGCGATCGGAACAAAATTTACGGCTCAACCAAAAACAGAAAATGCCCGTAAACGTTGGATAGCGAATGGCTTGGTTTCCACTGGTAGAATTCATTTAGATAATGGGGCAGTTAATGCTCTTTGTAAACAAGGAAAATCTTTACTGGCGGCTGGAATTACTACTATAGAAGGCAATTTTAGCGTTTCTGATGCTGTTGACCTAATCAATTCTCAGGGAGAGATTATCGGCAAGGGTATTGTTAATTATAGTTATGATGATTTAGATTTAGTCAAAGGGCAAAAATCAGCCAATATTTCCCAGATTCTAGGTTATCAAACCCCTGACACTGTTATTCATCGAGATAATTTAGTTATTTTTGATAATTGA
- a CDS encoding L-lactate MFS transporter: protein MDSCVDLKLFNLPAKQGRWLLIPVGIIVLLCLGSVYSWSIFRKPLETELNITATESLLPYTIGLLSYSILMPITGFFITRIGTRIMTAIGGLIVGIGYILASFAPNITLMTLSYGVIAGAGVGIAYGVPMAVVAKWFPDKKGLAVGLTIIGFGLSPLISAPLSNQLIISYGVNSTLRILGITFILIISTMAIALKLPPSHWNLSFSSTSVNNASVMVNYTPMLKTTSFYGLWFCYAIGALVGLSAIGISSPVGEEIIQIDSNFAARSVSLFALFNGISRPLFGWLTDRFSPRQVAIASFTIIIIACTLMISAQAGDITTYLIAFCLFWFCLGGWLAMAPTMTLRFFNPDNYAQNYGIVFTAYGMGALIGTVFVGQMRDLFGSYTYGFYIMGFLGIIGIFIAQFALKSPPSSKDYSE from the coding sequence ATGGATAGTTGCGTAGATTTAAAATTATTTAACCTTCCTGCAAAACAAGGTAGATGGTTATTAATTCCTGTGGGGATAATCGTTTTGCTTTGTTTGGGCAGTGTTTACTCTTGGAGTATTTTTCGCAAACCTCTGGAAACAGAATTAAATATAACTGCGACGGAAAGTTTATTGCCTTACACGATCGGCTTATTGTCTTATTCAATTTTAATGCCCATTACTGGTTTTTTTATTACTAGAATTGGCACAAGAATTATGACCGCCATAGGAGGGTTAATAGTTGGTATAGGCTATATTTTGGCTAGTTTTGCTCCTAATATTACTTTAATGACTCTTAGTTATGGTGTAATAGCTGGTGCGGGGGTGGGTATTGCCTATGGTGTGCCGATGGCTGTGGTAGCGAAATGGTTTCCTGATAAAAAAGGTTTGGCGGTAGGTTTAACAATCATTGGCTTTGGACTTTCTCCACTTATTAGTGCACCTTTATCTAATCAATTAATTATCTCTTATGGAGTTAACTCAACCTTAAGAATTTTAGGGATTACTTTTATTCTCATTATTTCCACAATGGCGATCGCACTTAAGTTACCACCTTCCCATTGGAATCTCTCTTTTTCCTCTACGTCTGTAAATAATGCTTCTGTTATGGTTAACTACACTCCCATGTTAAAAACTACTTCTTTTTATGGATTATGGTTTTGTTATGCCATTGGTGCATTAGTGGGTTTGAGTGCCATTGGAATTTCTAGCCCTGTGGGGGAAGAAATTATCCAGATTGATTCTAATTTTGCCGCTCGGAGTGTTTCTCTATTTGCTTTATTTAATGGCATTAGTCGCCCTTTATTTGGATGGTTAACAGATCGTTTTTCCCCTCGTCAAGTTGCGATCGCATCTTTTACTATAATAATTATAGCTTGTACCCTTATGATTTCCGCTCAAGCAGGAGATATTACGACTTATTTAATTGCCTTTTGCCTATTTTGGTTTTGCTTAGGAGGATGGTTAGCCATGGCACCAACAATGACACTCCGATTTTTTAATCCTGATAACTATGCTCAAAACTATGGTATTGTTTTTACCGCTTATGGTATGGGTGCATTGATTGGCACAGTATTTGTCGGACAAATGCGAGATTTGTTTGGCAGTTATACTTATGGCTTTTATATTATGGGTTTCTTAGGAATTATTGGTATTTTCATCGCCCAATTTGCCCTCAAAAGTCCCCCTAGCTCAAAAGATTACAGCGAGTAA